One window of the Rufibacter radiotolerans genome contains the following:
- a CDS encoding UDP-glucuronic acid decarboxylase family protein, whose translation MAKDRKRVLITGGAGFLGSHLCDRFIKEGYHVIAMDNLITGDLKNIEHLFKLKHFEFYHHDVSKFVHVPGHLDYILHFASPASPIDYLKIPIQTLKVGSLGTHNLLGLAKNKRARMLIASTSEVYGDPEVHPQVEEYWGHVNPVGPRGCYDEAKRFQEAITMAYHMHHGLETRIVRIFNTYGPRMRLNDGRVLPAFMGQALRGEELSLFGDGSQTRSFCYVDDLIEGIYRLLLSDYALPVNIGNPSEVTIKEFAEEICKLTGVELKLGYQPLPENDPQKRRPDISKAKEILGWEPQVSREEGLKRTLEYFKEHVDTAPVEARTF comes from the coding sequence ATGGCAAAAGATAGAAAACGCGTATTAATTACTGGCGGCGCCGGATTTTTGGGCTCGCACCTTTGCGACCGCTTTATAAAGGAAGGATACCATGTCATTGCCATGGATAACCTTATTACGGGTGACCTCAAAAACATTGAGCACCTGTTTAAGCTGAAGCATTTTGAATTTTATCACCATGATGTCTCTAAGTTCGTGCACGTGCCCGGGCATCTGGACTATATACTGCATTTCGCTTCCCCTGCTTCGCCTATTGATTACCTGAAGATTCCCATCCAGACCTTAAAGGTAGGTTCTTTAGGAACTCATAATCTTTTAGGGCTTGCCAAAAATAAAAGAGCAAGGATGCTGATCGCCTCCACTTCAGAAGTATACGGAGATCCGGAAGTACACCCGCAGGTGGAAGAATACTGGGGTCATGTGAACCCTGTAGGGCCCCGGGGCTGCTATGACGAAGCCAAGCGCTTCCAGGAGGCCATCACCATGGCCTACCACATGCACCATGGGTTAGAGACGCGCATAGTCCGTATTTTCAACACCTATGGCCCACGTATGCGCCTTAATGATGGTAGAGTGTTGCCAGCCTTTATGGGCCAAGCCTTACGGGGAGAGGAACTTTCCTTATTTGGTGATGGTTCACAAACACGCTCCTTTTGCTATGTAGATGACCTTATTGAGGGAATTTACCGGTTGTTGCTAAGTGATTATGCTCTGCCTGTTAACATTGGAAACCCATCTGAGGTGACTATTAAGGAGTTTGCTGAAGAAATCTGCAAACTGACAGGGGTGGAACTGAAGCTTGGGTACCAGCCATTGCCTGAAAATGACCCGCAGAAACGGAGGCCCGATATTTCCAAAGCCAAAGAAATTCTTGGGTGGGAGCCCCAGGTTTCCAGAGAAGAAGGCTTAAAGCGGACATTGGAATATTTTAAAGAGCATGTAGATACTGCACCAGTAGAGGCCAGAACTTTTTGA
- the pseC gene encoding UDP-4-amino-4,6-dideoxy-N-acetyl-beta-L-altrosamine transaminase, whose amino-acid sequence MIPYGKQYINNEDLKAVTDALQSDFLTQGPRIAEFEQKFSEYIDVKHSLAVSNGTAALHLAALALGVNEKSNVITTPITFAASANCIRYCGGNVYFADIDEESYLLDLNKVEDLIKSKPAGFFSGIIPVDFAGRAVNLEKFRTLADKYNLWIIEDACHAPGGYFVDSKGQKQFCGNSQFAEAAIFSFHPVKHIACGEGGMISCNDDDLYNKLLLLRTHGITKDSNLLKENHGGWYYEMQELGYNYRLTDFQAALGTSQLKRADAGLEKRREIARKYNEAFTGNERILGHSGVVEGHAYHLYIIEVADRLGLYNYLRSKNIFTQVHYIPVHTMPYYQGLGWKKGDFPAAELYYERCLSLPMFPTLENEEIEYVVSSINEFFAK is encoded by the coding sequence ATGATACCATACGGTAAGCAATATATAAATAATGAAGATTTAAAAGCAGTTACCGATGCTTTGCAATCAGACTTTCTAACTCAAGGGCCAAGAATTGCGGAGTTTGAGCAGAAGTTTTCAGAATATATAGATGTAAAACATTCTTTGGCTGTAAGCAATGGAACGGCTGCTTTACACTTAGCAGCATTAGCGCTTGGGGTAAATGAAAAGTCAAATGTAATTACCACGCCCATTACGTTCGCGGCTTCAGCAAATTGCATCCGGTATTGCGGCGGAAATGTTTACTTTGCTGATATAGATGAAGAATCTTATCTGCTTGATCTAAATAAAGTAGAGGACCTGATTAAGTCCAAACCTGCCGGATTCTTTTCAGGAATTATTCCGGTTGACTTTGCTGGTAGGGCAGTAAATCTGGAGAAATTCAGAACCTTGGCAGATAAGTATAACCTATGGATAATTGAGGATGCCTGTCACGCTCCCGGAGGATATTTTGTAGACTCTAAGGGCCAAAAGCAATTTTGTGGAAACAGCCAGTTTGCTGAAGCAGCTATATTTTCATTTCATCCGGTAAAGCATATCGCTTGCGGCGAAGGAGGCATGATAAGCTGTAATGATGACGATCTTTATAATAAGTTGCTGCTATTAAGAACCCATGGTATTACTAAAGATTCAAATCTACTAAAGGAAAACCATGGTGGCTGGTACTATGAAATGCAGGAATTAGGGTACAATTACCGGCTAACCGATTTCCAGGCTGCTTTAGGAACTTCTCAGTTAAAAAGAGCTGATGCAGGGCTTGAAAAAAGAAGAGAAATAGCTAGAAAGTATAACGAGGCCTTTACAGGAAATGAAAGAATTCTTGGTCACTCCGGTGTGGTGGAAGGTCATGCGTATCATTTGTACATTATTGAAGTAGCAGACCGGCTTGGATTATACAATTATCTGCGGTCCAAAAACATTTTCACTCAAGTGCATTATATCCCTGTCCATACCATGCCTTATTACCAAGGCCTTGGCTGGAAGAAAGGAGACTTTCCTGCAGCGGAGTTATACTATGAAAGGTGCCTTAGCTTACCAATGTTCCCTACATTAGAAAATGAAGAAATAGAATATGTAGTAAGCAGCATCAATGAATTCTTTGCAAAATAA
- a CDS encoding Gfo/Idh/MocA family protein → MLKAGIIGLGRIGAEPSTRLAGQVPNGWLPISHIEALLATENIELKHISDVNLERVKWVSDYYNLSAKEHPDPNTLLKEQPDILTIATRTPERYDLIMQALDNNIKAIVVEKPLANSLKRTSEIIEKVVGNDCILGYGAARRAMGIYQQAKEILNSGEMGELKSITAEFGYTKLLWTLPHAVDLFLFFAGSSEVEYISGHCDLEEGQLIAPNNFDGDPLVETATIKFKNGVIGNILPCGGWNIRLGCTKGFITIHGDGDYIELNYSGKYNAYFTSSKRIENNFKESGICNIYSSISKSLGSNVHFSLITPAEIEMNQNILFGIFQSSLEGGKRLSVSSLNANLYISGRTGNLYA, encoded by the coding sequence ATGCTTAAAGCTGGAATAATAGGTTTAGGAAGAATAGGTGCAGAGCCTAGTACCCGGTTAGCAGGACAGGTTCCTAATGGATGGCTGCCAATTTCTCATATTGAAGCCTTGCTGGCAACAGAGAACATTGAACTGAAGCATATCAGTGATGTGAATTTGGAACGGGTTAAATGGGTATCTGATTATTATAATTTAAGTGCAAAGGAACATCCTGATCCAAATACACTTCTGAAGGAGCAGCCAGATATTCTAACCATTGCTACCCGTACCCCAGAGCGGTACGATCTGATCATGCAGGCCCTCGATAATAATATAAAGGCGATTGTGGTTGAAAAGCCGTTAGCAAATAGTCTTAAAAGAACATCTGAGATAATTGAAAAGGTGGTGGGTAATGACTGCATATTAGGATATGGTGCAGCCAGAAGGGCAATGGGGATCTATCAGCAGGCAAAGGAAATATTGAATTCTGGTGAAATGGGAGAGTTGAAGAGTATTACCGCAGAATTCGGTTATACAAAGTTGTTATGGACCCTACCACATGCAGTTGATCTTTTCCTGTTTTTTGCAGGTTCTTCGGAGGTAGAGTATATCAGCGGGCATTGTGACTTGGAAGAGGGCCAATTGATAGCCCCGAATAATTTTGATGGCGACCCATTGGTTGAAACAGCAACAATTAAATTTAAGAATGGAGTGATTGGCAATATTTTGCCATGTGGTGGTTGGAATATAAGATTAGGATGTACTAAAGGATTTATTACTATTCATGGTGATGGAGACTATATAGAACTAAATTATTCTGGCAAGTACAATGCGTACTTTACTAGTTCAAAAAGAATTGAAAACAATTTCAAAGAAAGCGGAATATGTAATATTTATTCTTCTATTTCAAAGAGCTTGGGCAGTAATGTCCACTTTTCCCTCATCACACCTGCTGAAATTGAAATGAATCAAAATATTTTGTTTGGGATATTTCAATCCTCTTTAGAAGGAGGTAAAAGATTGTCAGTATCCTCGTTAAATGCAAATCTATATATTTCTGGAAGGACTGGAAATCTATATGCTTAG
- a CDS encoding glycosyltransferase family 2 protein → MKISIVVPVYKTEIYLRRCIESLINQTIVEKEIILVNDASPDNSLEILLEYKNNYPDLITVIDLPENRCLGGARNAGIKASTGKFIGFVDSDDFVHKEMYEALVNKALLEDADIVDCDALVLNENGKEISVEISNTKEQVGLLDKAKRKSLILNTGRVFTKVFRRELFFSNNLFFQEKVLFDENNLIPILLVFAKKIEKVDYPYYNYVLSSNSTCRGKVEKYSPEDRYFNERLLSTSFVKQRFIDNGLYSEFQEEVDFVVFKLYLSTLYGTYERYKVLPYHRLKELKKVKDVLSNLHNNSYYKNLDWKSLIWFRINSIHPKMFSMLYSLNKKINDTIR, encoded by the coding sequence ATGAAGATCAGCATTGTTGTACCTGTTTATAAAACAGAAATTTATTTAAGAAGGTGCATTGAAAGCCTGATAAATCAGACTATAGTAGAAAAGGAAATTATTTTAGTGAATGATGCTTCTCCTGATAATTCTTTGGAGATATTATTAGAATATAAAAATAATTATCCCGATTTAATTACTGTAATAGATTTGCCTGAAAATAGGTGTTTAGGTGGAGCAAGAAATGCTGGTATTAAAGCTAGTACAGGTAAGTTTATCGGGTTTGTTGATTCTGATGATTTTGTACATAAAGAAATGTATGAAGCTTTGGTTAACAAAGCCTTGCTTGAAGATGCAGATATTGTTGATTGCGATGCGTTAGTTTTAAATGAGAACGGAAAAGAAATTTCTGTTGAAATTTCTAATACAAAGGAACAAGTAGGTCTGCTGGATAAAGCGAAGCGTAAAAGTCTCATTCTGAATACCGGAAGAGTTTTTACAAAGGTCTTCAGAAGAGAACTGTTTTTTTCTAATAATCTTTTTTTTCAGGAGAAGGTATTGTTTGACGAAAATAACCTGATTCCTATTTTGCTGGTTTTTGCTAAAAAAATAGAAAAGGTTGATTATCCGTATTATAATTATGTGCTAAGTTCAAATTCTACCTGCAGGGGAAAAGTTGAAAAATATTCTCCTGAAGATAGATATTTTAATGAGCGTTTACTTTCCACTTCCTTTGTTAAACAAAGATTTATAGATAATGGGCTATATAGTGAATTTCAGGAAGAAGTTGACTTTGTAGTATTTAAATTATATTTAAGTACTTTATATGGTACATATGAAAGGTATAAAGTTTTACCTTATCATAGATTAAAAGAGCTTAAAAAGGTGAAAGATGTCCTGTCTAATTTGCATAATAATAGTTATTATAAAAATTTAGACTGGAAAAGTTTGATTTGGTTTCGGATAAATTCTATCCACCCAAAGATGTTTTCAATGCTTTATTCTTTAAACAAAAAAATAAATGATACCATACGGTAA
- the pseB gene encoding UDP-N-acetylglucosamine 4,6-dehydratase (inverting) encodes MSLDLNNKSILVTGGTGSFGKKFVETVLTRFPDIKRLVIYSRDEQKQFQMAFDFPESKYPGIRYFIGDVRDFERLKRACNGIDYVIHAAAMKHVHIAEYNPDECVKTNIGGADNVIRAALETGIKKVVALSTDKACAPINLYGATKLTSDKLFIAANNIKGNKDLIFSVVRYGNVMGSNGSVMPFFMKKKQEGVLPITDPNMTRFNISLEEGVDMVLHSLETAWGGELFVPKIPSYRIMDVAEAIGPDCEKKIVGIRPGEKVHEEMITSSDSFTTYDLGKYYAILPQTPAWELQDFIKHFGAVKVPEGFNYSSGQNSDWLSVEDLRALIKDYVDPYFEIK; translated from the coding sequence ATGAGTCTAGATTTAAATAATAAATCAATCCTGGTTACCGGTGGAACGGGTTCATTCGGAAAGAAATTTGTGGAAACAGTTCTTACAAGATTTCCGGATATTAAACGCCTGGTTATTTATTCGCGGGATGAGCAGAAGCAGTTCCAAATGGCTTTTGATTTTCCAGAAAGCAAATATCCTGGAATCCGTTACTTTATTGGTGACGTAAGAGATTTTGAACGTCTTAAAAGAGCCTGTAACGGGATAGACTATGTTATTCATGCCGCTGCAATGAAACATGTGCATATAGCAGAATATAACCCTGATGAGTGCGTTAAGACCAATATTGGGGGTGCTGATAATGTAATTAGGGCTGCGCTGGAAACAGGAATCAAAAAGGTAGTAGCGCTTTCCACGGATAAAGCCTGTGCCCCAATAAACCTGTATGGTGCTACTAAACTTACCTCAGATAAACTTTTTATTGCAGCCAACAACATAAAGGGTAACAAAGACCTTATTTTCTCAGTGGTTCGCTATGGAAATGTAATGGGCTCAAATGGCTCGGTAATGCCTTTCTTCATGAAGAAGAAACAAGAAGGTGTATTACCAATTACCGATCCCAATATGACGCGATTCAATATTTCTTTGGAAGAAGGAGTAGATATGGTGCTCCATTCCCTGGAAACGGCTTGGGGTGGCGAGTTATTCGTGCCTAAAATCCCATCTTACCGAATCATGGATGTGGCAGAAGCTATTGGTCCTGATTGTGAGAAAAAGATTGTTGGTATCAGACCAGGAGAAAAAGTGCATGAAGAAATGATCACAAGCTCTGACTCCTTTACCACTTATGATTTGGGGAAATATTATGCCATTCTTCCTCAAACCCCAGCATGGGAGCTTCAAGACTTTATTAAACATTTTGGAGCCGTAAAAGTACCAGAAGGATTTAACTATAGTTCTGGCCAAAATTCTGATTGGCTTTCAGTAGAAGATTTGAGAGCCCTCATTAAGGACTATGTTGACCCTTATTTTGAAATAAAATAG
- a CDS encoding methionyl-tRNA formyltransferase → MDICLLVSGNLGYKILLEVCLAYNVRCVLTDRQSEEIISFCKLKDIVFFAGNPRNGKISDLINKVKIDVILSINYLFLIDHQIIHWPRKYAINIHGSLLPKFRGRTPHVWAIINNEKETGITAHLIDEGCDTGPIISQLRISIEDNDTGASLLEKYKEKYPELVRRVLEGASNGTLELKAQDHSKATYFSKRTPEDGEINWNWQKERIFNWVRALAHPYPGAFTYFNEKRIRINKVVFSNIGYSDNVDNGSILMIEDGNPIVKTQNGAIKIVNFDLDPGFKVNGKFYGKY, encoded by the coding sequence ATGGATATCTGTTTACTTGTTTCAGGTAATTTGGGTTATAAGATCTTGTTGGAGGTTTGTTTAGCATATAATGTTAGATGTGTTTTGACAGATAGGCAGTCTGAGGAAATTATTTCCTTCTGTAAATTAAAAGATATTGTTTTTTTTGCTGGAAACCCACGGAATGGAAAAATTAGCGACCTAATTAATAAGGTAAAGATTGATGTTATTCTATCAATTAATTACCTTTTTCTTATTGATCATCAAATTATACATTGGCCTAGAAAGTATGCCATAAACATTCACGGCTCCTTGTTGCCTAAATTCAGAGGCCGTACACCCCATGTTTGGGCTATCATTAACAACGAAAAGGAAACAGGTATAACTGCTCACTTGATAGATGAAGGTTGTGATACTGGTCCAATCATTAGTCAGCTTAGAATTAGCATAGAAGACAATGATACGGGTGCGTCCTTGTTGGAAAAATATAAGGAAAAATACCCTGAACTGGTTAGAAGGGTTCTAGAAGGTGCTTCAAATGGCACATTGGAGCTAAAGGCTCAAGATCATTCCAAAGCTACTTACTTTAGCAAACGTACTCCCGAAGACGGTGAAATAAACTGGAATTGGCAGAAGGAACGCATTTTTAATTGGGTAAGGGCTCTGGCTCATCCGTATCCGGGCGCTTTTACTTATTTTAATGAAAAAAGAATTAGAATTAACAAAGTAGTTTTCTCAAATATCGGTTATTCGGATAATGTTGATAACGGTTCTATCTTAATGATTGAGGATGGAAACCCAATTGTGAAAACTCAGAACGGAGCAATAAAAATTGTAAATTTCGACCTGGATCCGGGCTTTAAAGTAAACGGTAAATTTTATGGAAAATATTAA
- the pseG gene encoding UDP-2,4-diacetamido-2,4,6-trideoxy-beta-L-altropyranose hydrolase — translation MITKKKIFFRADGSSDIGLGHLVRSSALADMLKEKFDCVLATRCEIYTVIETLKSSFSEIISLPEQEYSLEAKLMADMIPSQSLIVLDGYNFDSTYQELLVNNGFDLFSIDDIHAFQFHSKVIINHAGGIDPLDYRALPTTQFFLGPRYSLLREPFLKAAKQRRNSITNKNCFVCFGGADPDNKTLEILKNKNIRESAYFDNFHVVVGGAFKHKEALESYIQNQDITLYYALTSEEMVSLMQHCSYAICSPSSIVYEYMSVGGIVFLEQIADNQSDIIKFFLTEEMAFRINDLESLSTEKIENAFKKQSYYFDGSSDDRLRSVFQQYYDSKKLSIRRVNKNDLDICFSWANDVEVRGQSYNQSAIDLQSHIIWFNKKLNDLDVFFYILEKDEKPVAQIRFQKTNKKAVLSFLADKSIRHKGLGSSILSKGINAFLQEVKAPIEIVGFVKKSNVASQRSFEKLSFVKEESGEYAESYKYSLHCSN, via the coding sequence ATGATTACTAAGAAAAAGATTTTCTTCAGAGCTGATGGAAGCAGTGATATAGGTCTTGGTCACCTAGTTAGATCATCAGCTCTTGCAGATATGTTGAAAGAAAAGTTCGATTGCGTACTTGCTACGAGATGTGAGATATATACTGTAATCGAAACATTAAAATCTTCTTTTTCTGAAATCATTTCTCTGCCTGAACAGGAATATAGTTTGGAGGCAAAGTTAATGGCTGATATGATTCCTTCACAGAGTCTTATTGTCCTTGATGGATATAATTTCGATTCAACTTATCAGGAATTGTTAGTCAACAATGGATTTGATCTCTTTAGTATTGATGATATTCATGCTTTCCAATTTCATTCTAAAGTCATTATAAACCATGCAGGAGGCATTGATCCTCTTGATTATCGGGCTTTACCAACAACGCAATTCTTTTTGGGACCTCGCTATTCCTTATTGCGAGAACCTTTTTTAAAGGCTGCGAAGCAGAGAAGAAACTCTATAACAAATAAGAATTGTTTTGTTTGTTTTGGAGGTGCAGACCCTGATAATAAAACCTTAGAAATATTAAAGAATAAAAATATACGGGAGTCAGCTTACTTTGATAATTTTCATGTAGTTGTTGGTGGTGCATTCAAACATAAGGAAGCTTTAGAATCTTATATTCAGAACCAAGATATAACACTTTACTATGCCCTCACCTCTGAGGAAATGGTTAGTCTCATGCAACACTGTAGCTATGCTATCTGCTCACCCAGTTCAATAGTTTATGAATATATGTCAGTAGGTGGAATTGTCTTTTTAGAGCAAATAGCTGACAACCAATCTGATATTATTAAGTTTTTTCTTACCGAGGAAATGGCTTTTAGAATAAATGATTTAGAGTCACTTAGTACTGAAAAAATAGAAAATGCATTCAAGAAGCAAAGTTATTATTTTGATGGAAGCTCAGATGACCGGTTAAGAAGCGTTTTTCAGCAATACTATGATTCTAAAAAACTTTCCATACGAAGAGTGAATAAAAATGATTTGGATATTTGTTTTAGTTGGGCGAATGATGTTGAGGTAAGAGGTCAATCATATAACCAATCTGCAATCGATTTGCAAAGCCATATAATCTGGTTTAATAAAAAATTAAATGACCTCGATGTCTTTTTTTATATACTTGAAAAAGATGAGAAGCCAGTTGCACAAATTCGTTTCCAAAAAACAAATAAGAAAGCTGTTCTTAGTTTTTTAGCTGATAAATCAATTCGGCATAAAGGTTTAGGTTCAAGCATATTGAGTAAAGGAATTAATGCTTTTTTGCAAGAGGTTAAAGCTCCTATTGAGATAGTAGGATTTGTAAAAAAATCTAATGTAGCTTCTCAACGTTCTTTTGAGAAATTATCCTTTGTGAAGGAAGAAAGTGGAGAGTATGCAGAATCATATAAATATAGTTTGCATTGCTCGAATTAA
- a CDS encoding MDR/zinc-dependent alcohol dehydrogenase-like family protein — protein sequence MQNKTYILKNKFELTIQEEELDVSNLLDNEIVGQTIYSCVSPGTELAAYQGFPPLRPGMQYPRLMGYCNVGKVIKVGSTSTGVSEGDVILTFTSHQKYFKIKANEVIAVLGRNIDYKLASAVYLFHLGYMATIESGAQPGMKVGVMGTGTLGYGTALLCNQFGFKTHVFSNQVYLQDELKADGISFSAKERIETQSYFNSFDIIINTSNSWEDWFLSMELLRKKGTMVNLGFPGRGLALPEINPLDSRFFYDKQLTLKSAGYVYDGEATVSDVQFSLKRNINYLLGLIAAGRLDPKRLISKEVKWEQLSELYDFLLIRGTRKFTGILNWTENA from the coding sequence TTGCAAAATAAGACCTATATTCTTAAGAATAAGTTTGAACTCACCATTCAGGAAGAAGAGCTAGATGTATCTAACCTTCTGGATAATGAAATTGTAGGTCAGACTATTTATTCCTGCGTTTCACCGGGAACGGAGTTAGCTGCTTACCAAGGCTTCCCTCCTTTGCGTCCAGGAATGCAGTATCCCAGATTAATGGGGTATTGCAATGTTGGAAAAGTTATTAAAGTTGGCAGTACCAGTACAGGAGTTAGCGAAGGTGATGTGATACTTACTTTTACTTCACATCAAAAGTACTTCAAAATTAAAGCCAACGAAGTAATTGCTGTTTTGGGAAGAAACATCGATTATAAACTTGCCAGTGCTGTTTACCTTTTCCATTTAGGGTATATGGCTACAATAGAAAGTGGTGCCCAGCCCGGAATGAAGGTGGGCGTAATGGGCACAGGTACATTAGGGTATGGCACCGCTTTGCTGTGCAACCAGTTCGGATTTAAAACCCACGTATTTTCAAATCAAGTCTATTTGCAGGATGAATTAAAGGCAGATGGTATTTCATTTTCTGCTAAAGAGAGAATTGAAACTCAATCTTACTTTAATTCCTTTGACATTATTATCAATACCAGCAATAGTTGGGAAGACTGGTTTTTGTCAATGGAACTCTTAAGAAAGAAAGGAACAATGGTTAATCTAGGTTTTCCAGGCAGAGGCCTGGCCTTACCTGAAATTAATCCACTTGACTCCCGGTTTTTCTATGATAAACAATTAACCCTTAAGTCTGCGGGCTATGTTTATGATGGTGAAGCTACAGTGTCAGATGTTCAATTCTCGCTAAAGCGGAATATAAACTATTTGCTAGGGCTAATTGCTGCCGGCAGACTTGATCCAAAAAGGCTAATTTCTAAGGAAGTTAAATGGGAGCAGTTAAGTGAGCTTTATGATTTCTTACTTATTAGAGGCACCAGAAAGTTTACAGGGATTTTAAATTGGACTGAGAATGCTTAA
- a CDS encoding UDP-glucose dehydrogenase family protein, producing the protein MKIAVVGTGYVGLVTGTCFAEVGIDVTCIDVNVKKIEDLKQGILPIYEPGLEEMVLRNVSKERLQFSTDLATAIQGCDAAFIAVGTPPGEDGSADLKYVLGVAREIGQHMNDYLVVVTKSTVPVGTAKKVKQAITEELKKRNSDLQFDVASNPEFLKEGAAIEDFLKPDRIVIGVESEQAEEVMRKLYKPFLLNGHPIIFMDVPSAEMTKYAANSMLATKISFMNDIANLCEIMGADVNMVRRGIGSDSRIGNKFIYPGIGYGGSCFPKDVKALIKTAAENGYQMQILKAVESVNENQKEVLFNKVKKHFNGELAGKTFALWGLSFKPKTDDMREAPSLVIIEKLLAEGAKVKAYDPVAIKEAKHMIGENERVEYSKDEYEALIDADALLIVTEWPEFRSPNFQVMGKLLKNKVIIDGRNIYEARELCDLGFAYYGIGVQEVLPVIETTN; encoded by the coding sequence ATGAAAATTGCCGTTGTAGGAACAGGATATGTAGGCCTGGTAACCGGTACCTGCTTTGCTGAGGTGGGTATTGACGTAACATGTATAGATGTAAACGTCAAAAAAATTGAAGACCTGAAACAAGGAATTCTGCCTATTTACGAGCCTGGCCTTGAAGAAATGGTACTCAGAAATGTATCCAAAGAGCGCCTTCAGTTCTCTACAGATTTAGCTACTGCTATTCAGGGATGCGATGCCGCCTTTATAGCCGTGGGAACTCCTCCGGGCGAAGATGGTAGTGCAGACCTTAAATATGTATTGGGAGTTGCCCGTGAAATTGGGCAACACATGAACGATTACCTGGTAGTAGTAACCAAAAGCACTGTGCCGGTAGGTACTGCCAAAAAAGTAAAGCAGGCAATTACAGAAGAGCTGAAAAAGAGAAATTCAGACCTTCAATTTGATGTAGCCTCCAATCCGGAGTTTTTGAAGGAGGGCGCTGCCATTGAAGACTTCCTGAAGCCAGACCGCATTGTGATTGGGGTTGAGTCTGAGCAGGCAGAAGAGGTGATGCGCAAACTCTACAAACCATTCCTGCTGAATGGACACCCCATTATTTTTATGGACGTTCCTTCTGCAGAAATGACTAAATACGCCGCCAATTCTATGCTGGCCACTAAGATCAGCTTCATGAACGATATCGCTAACCTCTGTGAGATCATGGGAGCAGACGTGAACATGGTGCGCCGAGGCATAGGCAGTGATTCCCGGATTGGGAACAAATTCATCTACCCAGGCATAGGCTACGGTGGATCCTGCTTCCCGAAAGATGTAAAGGCCCTGATAAAGACTGCTGCAGAGAATGGCTACCAGATGCAAATCTTGAAGGCTGTTGAATCTGTGAACGAGAATCAGAAGGAGGTACTCTTTAATAAAGTTAAGAAACATTTTAACGGTGAACTGGCAGGTAAAACCTTCGCTTTATGGGGCTTATCTTTTAAGCCTAAAACGGATGACATGCGCGAAGCCCCTTCTTTGGTGATCATTGAAAAGCTTCTGGCGGAGGGTGCCAAGGTAAAAGCCTATGACCCGGTAGCCATCAAAGAAGCGAAGCATATGATTGGCGAGAATGAAAGAGTAGAATATTCCAAAGATGAATATGAAGCTCTGATTGATGCAGATGCCTTGCTTATCGTCACGGAATGGCCGGAGTTTAGATCTCCTAATTTCCAGGTGATGGGCAAACTGCTGAAGAATAAAGTCATCATAGACGGCCGTAACATCTATGAAGCAAGGGAGCTTTGTGACCTGGGCTTCGCTTACTACGGAATAGGAGTGCAGGAAGTGCTTCCGGTTATTGAAACCACAAACTAA